The following proteins are co-located in the Pedobacter sp. FW305-3-2-15-E-R2A2 genome:
- a CDS encoding YafY family protein, translated as MNENDTKRLSRLTAILTQLQTKRLLTAAELANKFSVSTRTIYRDIKALEQAGVPVLTEEGKGYTLMEGYRIPPVMFTEKQANALILAEQLVLKNKDASFVEDYLEAINKIKAVLGNNVKNKAELLTERTRFSQNVNSERNSNNLSDLQFALTNFCLIRIKYTNEADKSTDRLIEPFAILSTQENWLLVAWCRLRNEFRYFRLDRIKKLEILAEKFSPHKMTLQEYFDKHY; from the coding sequence ATGAATGAAAATGACACCAAGCGACTTTCAAGGCTGACTGCAATTTTAACCCAATTGCAAACGAAAAGACTTTTGACTGCAGCGGAGTTGGCAAATAAGTTTTCGGTAAGTACCAGAACAATTTACAGAGACATCAAAGCATTAGAGCAAGCAGGAGTTCCGGTTTTGACGGAAGAAGGAAAAGGTTACACCTTAATGGAAGGTTATAGAATTCCCCCTGTTATGTTCACAGAGAAGCAAGCCAATGCTTTAATTCTTGCTGAACAATTGGTGCTAAAGAATAAAGACGCTTCTTTTGTCGAAGACTATCTGGAAGCCATCAATAAAATTAAAGCCGTTTTAGGAAATAATGTAAAAAATAAAGCAGAGCTGCTGACCGAAAGAACTCGATTTAGTCAAAATGTTAACAGTGAGAGAAATAGTAATAACCTATCTGATTTACAGTTTGCCCTTACAAATTTTTGCCTGATAAGAATCAAATATACCAACGAAGCGGATAAAAGCACCGATAGGCTGATTGAGCCTTTTGCAATATTAAGCACACAAGAAAATTGGTTATTGGTTGCATGGTGCCGTTTACGCAATGAGTTTCGGTATTTTCGTTTAGACAGGATTAAAAAACTGGAAATCCTTGCCGAAAAGTTCAGCCCTCACAAAATGACCTTGCAGGAATATTTTGATAAGCATTATTAA
- a CDS encoding DUF1761 domain-containing protein — MISQLANLNWIGVLLAFITYFFLGALWFTLLFNKQYKISLGRDNETLPNKAIFIVGPALCTLVITVVTAVLMHALNIQSFGAALELSLIVGVGYLFANTVNIAINPNIPRPILYGIISGTYHLVGILLVSVILMAMK, encoded by the coding sequence ATGATTAGTCAGTTAGCAAACCTAAATTGGATCGGCGTTTTACTCGCATTTATTACCTATTTTTTTCTCGGAGCCTTATGGTTCACCCTGCTTTTTAATAAGCAATACAAAATTTCTTTAGGTCGCGATAACGAGACATTACCCAACAAAGCTATTTTTATTGTCGGACCTGCACTTTGTACGCTGGTCATTACCGTGGTGACTGCCGTTTTGATGCATGCCCTGAATATTCAGTCTTTTGGAGCTGCGTTGGAACTTTCTTTAATTGTTGGTGTCGGGTATTTGTTTGCCAATACGGTCAATATTGCCATCAACCCAAATATCCCCCGGCCAATTCTCTATGGAATTATAAGCGGAACCTATCATTTAGTGGGTATCCTGTTGGTAAGTGTTATTTTAATGGCAATGAAATAA
- a CDS encoding YdeI/OmpD-associated family protein produces the protein MKKEVIATFCPASQQDWREWLIENHSSKQSVWLVYYKKKCNVPTINYSDAVDEALCFGWIDSTKKSLDDDTFMQFFCKRKPNSVWSKINKLKVEQLINSGLMTRAGLDRIEVAKQNGSWEILDGVEELNIPEDLAKALDTKSDSKAYFLSLSKSARKSILQWLVLAKRLETRHKRITEIVELAAKKMKPKQFR, from the coding sequence ATGAAAAAAGAAGTTATAGCTACTTTTTGTCCGGCAAGTCAGCAGGATTGGAGAGAATGGTTGATAGAAAACCACAGTTCGAAACAATCGGTTTGGCTTGTTTACTATAAAAAGAAATGTAATGTTCCAACAATAAATTACAGTGATGCCGTCGACGAAGCACTTTGTTTTGGCTGGATAGACAGCACTAAAAAATCCCTTGACGATGATACGTTTATGCAGTTTTTCTGCAAGCGGAAGCCGAATAGTGTCTGGTCAAAAATTAACAAACTAAAGGTAGAGCAATTAATTAATAGCGGACTGATGACCAGGGCAGGTCTTGATCGTATTGAAGTTGCAAAACAAAATGGTTCCTGGGAAATTTTAGACGGGGTAGAAGAATTGAATATACCGGAAGACCTGGCTAAAGCGCTTGATACCAAATCAGATTCTAAAGCATATTTTCTGAGTTTAAGCAAGTCTGCCAGAAAAAGTATTTTGCAATGGCTTGTTCTCGCCAAACGATTAGAAACCAGGCATAAGAGAATTACGGAGATAGTGGAACTTGCCGCCAAAAAAATGAAACCTAAACAGTTCCGATAA
- a CDS encoding DUF4180 domain-containing protein: protein MNNYNNEIMNIVTHEKGVIKVAELISDQILIGNVEDGLQLMGDLYYQGYDKIIIYETNITPDFFDLKTRLAGEVLQKFSNYRVQLAIIGEFSKYPRKSIRDFIYESNKGKIVNFLPTVAAAKDKFFY, encoded by the coding sequence ATGAATAATTATAATAATGAAATTATGAATATTGTGACACACGAAAAAGGGGTAATTAAGGTAGCTGAACTCATTTCTGATCAGATTTTAATCGGTAATGTCGAAGATGGGTTGCAATTAATGGGCGATCTGTACTATCAGGGTTATGACAAAATTATCATTTATGAAACAAACATCACACCTGATTTTTTCGATCTGAAAACCCGTCTTGCAGGAGAAGTTCTTCAGAAATTCTCTAACTACAGGGTGCAATTGGCCATCATAGGCGAATTCAGTAAATACCCCCGAAAAAGTATCCGGGATTTTATTTATGAAAGCAATAAAGGTAAAATCGTTAATTTTCTGCCGACAGTTGCCGCAGCAAAAGACAAGTTCTTCTATTAA
- the msrA gene encoding peptide-methionine (S)-S-oxide reductase MsrA, which yields MDTEKAILAGGCFWGVEELIRQYPGVISTVVGYTGGDVPNATYRNHGTHAEAIEIVFDPKQLSYRKLLEYFFQIHNPTTRNRQGNDIGTSYRSAIFFIHETQRDTAKTLIADMEASGIWPGPIVTEVVPATDFWNAEEEHQDYLQKQPYGYTCHFERPDWKLS from the coding sequence ATGGATACTGAAAAAGCAATTCTGGCCGGCGGCTGTTTTTGGGGAGTAGAAGAACTGATCAGGCAATACCCTGGTGTGATTTCAACGGTAGTTGGATATACAGGAGGAGATGTTCCCAATGCAACTTACAGAAACCATGGCACACATGCGGAAGCCATAGAGATCGTATTTGATCCCAAACAATTGTCCTATCGTAAACTTCTTGAATATTTCTTCCAGATTCATAATCCGACAACACGAAACAGACAGGGAAATGATATCGGTACTTCTTATCGTTCTGCTATCTTTTTTATACACGAAACACAACGTGATACTGCAAAGACATTAATCGCAGATATGGAAGCCTCCGGAATCTGGCCGGGACCGATTGTAACGGAAGTTGTTCCGGCAACTGATTTTTGGAATGCCGAAGAGGAACACCAGGATTATTTGCAAAAACAGCCTTATGGATATACGTGTCATTTTGAAAGGCCGGATTGGAAACTATCCTAA
- a CDS encoding NIPSNAP family protein — protein sequence MVTCHLKYIIDPYQLTAFEAYGKKWIELVNRLGGQHHGYFMPSEGANNIAFALFSFPSLADYEIYRNRMQTDPECLETFRIAQENRCIISYERTFLKPVFE from the coding sequence ATGGTTACTTGTCATTTAAAATATATTATTGATCCTTATCAATTGACGGCTTTTGAAGCGTACGGTAAGAAATGGATAGAATTGGTCAATCGCCTTGGCGGACAGCATCATGGTTATTTCATGCCAAGTGAAGGGGCCAATAACATCGCATTTGCACTATTTTCATTTCCAAGCCTGGCTGATTATGAAATTTACAGAAACCGAATGCAAACAGATCCTGAATGTCTGGAAACATTCAGAATTGCTCAGGAAAACAGGTGCATCATCAGTTATGAGCGTACATTTCTAAAACCTGTATTCGAATAG
- a CDS encoding SMI1/KNR4 family protein: MTIYRLLSEIQLKHLKEGITINPPASIQSIEAFQSKIGFNLPADFIEFYSTCNGFECEEHMFNIRKLEEITDFERDYGSNWFHFSDYLVSSDLWSLRVFENHYEIFNLGEVEIVLTSSLNEFLERYLKGDIFEPEGLYYWHEEIKSK, from the coding sequence ATGACCATATACAGACTGTTATCCGAAATTCAACTAAAGCATCTGAAAGAGGGAATAACCATTAACCCGCCTGCTTCTATTCAAAGTATTGAAGCTTTTCAAAGTAAGATCGGCTTCAATTTACCTGCAGATTTTATTGAATTCTACTCAACTTGCAATGGCTTCGAATGCGAGGAACACATGTTTAACATCAGGAAATTGGAGGAAATCACAGATTTCGAAAGAGATTATGGAAGCAATTGGTTTCATTTTTCAGATTATCTGGTCAGCTCTGATTTATGGTCGTTAAGGGTGTTTGAAAACCACTACGAAATATTTAACCTCGGAGAAGTAGAGATCGTATTGACTTCATCTTTAAATGAGTTCTTAGAAAGATATCTGAAAGGAGATATTTTTGAACCCGAAGGATTGTACTATTGGCATGAGGAAATAAAATCAAAATAA
- a CDS encoding Crp/Fnr family transcriptional regulator, with protein sequence MAEEQTFTLNLINSLKASGKKRICSRGELLLKEGEIEKNLYYIESGAIRVFLLSAHEEQTIRLGYEGSMINSLSSFLKGNPSEFYVEAIRKTTLKVFSKAALSDIVNKNIESLNGYNSLLETVIAQQMEREIDLLTVSPAERLQRVLRRSPNLFQHIPLKYIAAYLRMTPETLSRIRNS encoded by the coding sequence ATGGCAGAGGAACAAACTTTCACACTAAACCTAATCAATTCGTTAAAAGCCAGCGGAAAGAAAAGGATCTGCTCCAGAGGGGAATTGTTACTTAAAGAAGGTGAAATTGAAAAGAACCTATATTACATAGAATCTGGTGCTATACGTGTTTTCTTATTGTCGGCACATGAGGAGCAAACTATTCGGTTGGGCTATGAAGGTTCAATGATCAACTCTTTGTCCTCTTTTCTTAAGGGAAATCCATCTGAGTTTTATGTGGAAGCCATTAGGAAAACAACCTTAAAAGTATTTTCCAAAGCAGCACTCTCTGACATTGTAAATAAAAATATTGAAAGTCTAAACGGATACAATTCCTTATTGGAAACGGTGATTGCACAACAAATGGAGCGGGAGATTGACTTACTGACCGTTTCTCCGGCAGAACGCTTGCAAAGGGTACTTCGGCGAAGCCCAAACCTTTTTCAGCACATTCCTTTAAAATATATTGCTGCTTACTTAAGGATGACTCCTGAAACATTGAGCCGCATCCGAAATTCTTGA